Within Alteromonas gilva, the genomic segment ATAATTCGCGCCCACTTGCCCATCATAATACTTGCTGGAGCATGGTTTTCGACCGCAGCCACACTGCTTTTAGGGTGGCAGCCAAAGCTACAATAACGAACTAAAAAACGTAAGCGTAGCGGGCGTGTTAAAAACACAAACAAGATTCCGATTGGGAATCACTAGTTTATAAGCACATCTTTTCATCCCGGAAAAATTGGGAGTGAGAAGATGATTTTTTTGTTCTTTCGATTGGAGCTTAATCGATGCCAAATCAAAGAATTCGTATTCGTTTAAAAGCGTTTGATCACAAGTTGATCGATCAGTCTACGGCTGAAATCGTTGAAACGGCGAAACGTACTGGTGCTCAGGTCAGCGGTCCTATTCCACTGCCTACTCGCAAAGAACGCTATACAGTATTGACATCTCCACACGTAAATAAAGATGCGCGTGACCAATATGAGATTCGTACTCACAAGCGTTTAGTAGACATCATTGAGCCAACTGACAAGACTGTTGACGCTCTGATGCGTTTGGACTTGGCTGCTGGTGTTGATGTTCAAATCAGCCTGGGCTAACAAGAGAGGGTAATAACAATGGCGATTGGTCTAGTCGGTCGTAAAGTGGGTATGACTCGCATCTTCACTGAAGATGGTACGTCTATCCCTGTGACTGTTATTGAAGCGACCCCAAACCGTGTTACTCAGTTACGCACTGAAGAAACTGACGGTTATCGCGCGCTGCAAGTTACTGCAGGTACCAAAAAAGCGAACCGTGTAAACAAAGCTTCAGCAGGTCACTTTGCTAAAGCAGGTGTTGACGCTGGTCGTGGTCTTTGGGAATTCCGCCTGGAAGATAACGAAGGTGGCGAAATTGAAGTAGGCAGTGAAATCACTGTTGAAATCTTCAATGACACCAAAAAAATTGACGTAACTGGTACGTCTAAAGGTAAAGGTTTTGCCGGTGCTATCAAACGTTGGAACTTTAGTTCACAGCGTATGACTCACGGTAACTCTTTGTCTCACCGTGCACCAGGTTCAATTGGTCAGAACCAATCACCTGGTAAAGTATTCAAAGGCAAGAAAATGGCTGGTCAGCTTGGTAACAAGCAAGTGACTACGCAGTCTTTGGAAGTAGTACGTGTAGACGTAGAAAACAACCTGATTCTGGTTAAAGGTGCCGTACCTGGCGCAACTGGCGGCGACGTTGTCGTAAAGCCAGCTGTTAAAGCGTAACGTCTGGGGAGTGAACTGATGGAATTAACATTGAAAGATGCGCAAAGCGCTCTTGAAGTATCCGATGCGACCTTTGGACGTGAATTCAACGAAGCCCTGGTTCACCAGGTAGTTGTAGCTTACGGTGCAGGTTCTCGTCAGGGTACAAAAGCGCAGAAAACTCGCGCTGAAGTTCGTGGTGGTGGTAAGAAGCCATGGCGTCAAAAGGGTACTGGTCGTGCCCGTGCCGGTACAATCCGCAGCCCAATCTGGGTTGGTGGTGGCCGTGCGTTTGCTGCTAAGCCGCGTGACTTTGACCAAAAAGTTAACAAAAAAATGTATCGCGGTGCGATCAAAAGCATTTTGTCTGAACTGATTCGTCAGGACCGTCTGGTTGTGGTTGAGAAGTTCGGTGTTGATACACCTAAGACAAAAGCGCTGGTTGCTAAGCTGAACGAACTGGAACTGAACGATGTACTTATCGTGACGCCAGAAGTTGAAGAGAATCTGTTCCTGGCGGCACGCAACTTGTACAAAGTTGACGTACGCGACGTTGCAGGTCTTGATCCGGTCAGCCTGATTGCATTCGAAAAAGTGTTAATCACTGCCGATGCAGTGAAACAACTTGAGGAGGCGTTAGCATGAACGAAGAACGTCTACTGAAGGTGCTTAAAGCACCACATGTTTCAGAAAAGTCTACGCTGACTGCTGAAACAGGCAACACGGTTGTATTTAAAGTAGCTAAAGACGCGAACAAAGCTGAAATCAAAGCAGCAGTTGAGAAACTGTTCGAGGTTGAAGTGGATTCAGTTCGTACTGTAAACGTTAAGGGTAAAACCAAGCGTCACGGTATGTCTTTCGGTAAACGCAGCGACTGGAAAAAGGCCTACGTGGCACTTAAAGAAGGTCAGGACATCGACTTTGTCGGTGGTGCTGAGTAAGAAGGGGATTAGAAATGCCATTAATGAAAGCTAAGCCAACTTCTGCCGGTCGTCGTCACGTCGTTCAGGTTGTTAATCACGATCTGCACAAAGGTGCACCTTATGCACCGCTGCTGGAAAAAAACAGCAAGTCTGGCGGCCGTAACAACAACGGTCGTATTACGACACGTCATATCGGTGGTGGTCACAAGCAACACTACCGTATTATTGACTTTAAGCGTAATAAAGACGGCATCCCAGCAAAAGTTGAGCGTTTAGAATATGATCCTAACCGTTCTGCAAACATCGCATTAGTGCTGTATGCTGACGGTGAGCGTAAGTACATTTTGGCACCTAAGGGTATCCAAGCTGGTGATGCTATCCAGTCTGGTACAAACGCGCCGATCAAAGCGGGTAACGCTATGCCTATGCGCAACATGCCTGTAGGTACAACTGTACACGCGATTGAAATGAAGCCTGGTAAAGGTGCACAGATTGCACGTTCTGCCGGTGCCAACGCTCAGATCCTGGCCCGTGACGGTAACTACGTTACCTTACGTCTGCGCTCTGGCGAAATGCGCAAAGTATTATCTGATTGCCGTGCCACCATTGGTGAAGTCGGTAACGCGGAACATATGCTTCGTTCATTAGGTAAAGCAGGTGCGAGCCGCTGGCGCGGTGTACGTCCTACCGTTCGTGGTGTTGCCATGAACCCGGTTGATCACCCACACGGTGGTGGTGAAGGTCGTACGTCAGGTGGTCGTCACCCAGTAACTCCTTGGGGTACTCCTACCAAAGGTAAGAAGACCCGAAGTAACAAGCGTACCGATAAGCTTATCGTACGTCGTCGTAATAAATAATAGCGAGGATTCACCATGCCACGTTCTCTCAAGAAAGGTCCATTTATCGACCTTCACTTGCTGAAGAAGGTAGAGGCTGCAGTGGAAAAGAACGATCGTAAACCAATTAAAACCTGGTCACGTCGTTCTATCATCATCCCAGATATGATTGGGTTGACCATTGCAGTCCATAACGGCCGCCAACACATTCCTGTTCTGGTTTCAGACGAAATGGTCGGCCACAAGTTGGGCGAATTTGCGCCAACGCG encodes:
- the rpsJ gene encoding 30S ribosomal protein S10 → MPNQRIRIRLKAFDHKLIDQSTAEIVETAKRTGAQVSGPIPLPTRKERYTVLTSPHVNKDARDQYEIRTHKRLVDIIEPTDKTVDALMRLDLAAGVDVQISLG
- the rplC gene encoding 50S ribosomal protein L3; the encoded protein is MAIGLVGRKVGMTRIFTEDGTSIPVTVIEATPNRVTQLRTEETDGYRALQVTAGTKKANRVNKASAGHFAKAGVDAGRGLWEFRLEDNEGGEIEVGSEITVEIFNDTKKIDVTGTSKGKGFAGAIKRWNFSSQRMTHGNSLSHRAPGSIGQNQSPGKVFKGKKMAGQLGNKQVTTQSLEVVRVDVENNLILVKGAVPGATGGDVVVKPAVKA
- the rplD gene encoding 50S ribosomal protein L4 — protein: MELTLKDAQSALEVSDATFGREFNEALVHQVVVAYGAGSRQGTKAQKTRAEVRGGGKKPWRQKGTGRARAGTIRSPIWVGGGRAFAAKPRDFDQKVNKKMYRGAIKSILSELIRQDRLVVVEKFGVDTPKTKALVAKLNELELNDVLIVTPEVEENLFLAARNLYKVDVRDVAGLDPVSLIAFEKVLITADAVKQLEEALA
- the rplW gene encoding 50S ribosomal protein L23 codes for the protein MNEERLLKVLKAPHVSEKSTLTAETGNTVVFKVAKDANKAEIKAAVEKLFEVEVDSVRTVNVKGKTKRHGMSFGKRSDWKKAYVALKEGQDIDFVGGAE
- the rplB gene encoding 50S ribosomal protein L2: MPLMKAKPTSAGRRHVVQVVNHDLHKGAPYAPLLEKNSKSGGRNNNGRITTRHIGGGHKQHYRIIDFKRNKDGIPAKVERLEYDPNRSANIALVLYADGERKYILAPKGIQAGDAIQSGTNAPIKAGNAMPMRNMPVGTTVHAIEMKPGKGAQIARSAGANAQILARDGNYVTLRLRSGEMRKVLSDCRATIGEVGNAEHMLRSLGKAGASRWRGVRPTVRGVAMNPVDHPHGGGEGRTSGGRHPVTPWGTPTKGKKTRSNKRTDKLIVRRRNK
- the rpsS gene encoding 30S ribosomal protein S19, which gives rise to MPRSLKKGPFIDLHLLKKVEAAVEKNDRKPIKTWSRRSIIIPDMIGLTIAVHNGRQHIPVLVSDEMVGHKLGEFAPTRTYRGHVADKKAKR